The Triticum urartu cultivar G1812 chromosome 6, Tu2.1, whole genome shotgun sequence genome includes the window ACAAGTTAATTAAGCTACAAATATACTCCGCAAGACTTATATCAGGAACTATCTACTCATGTTCAAGTATCAAGGGAAAAGGTATTTGGACTAGTTTGTAGAATTGCCAGCATTGACCTTGGGTTACtcagagcatctccagccgttcggcccccCAGGGGCGATAATATCGGCGTGGGGGCGGTCGGTTTCCCAACCGCCACCCCACGACCCCCTTTTTGAAAAATAAACTCGGCCAAAGTTCGGCCAAACACGACGCATATTCGTCGCGATTTCATTGATATTTGTACAAAAACTTAAACACATAAATCTAAACTAAACTAAAAAAACGCCTAGCACTATTGCGTCGCCGCGCTGCTGCCGAAAAGCCCCGCtttctacatgccgaggagccTGTAGAACCGGGTGTAGTCGCCGCCGTCCCTGTTGGACCCCTGACCAGCGTCGCCGATGCGCGGGGGGTTGGACGACCCGGGCGCgtcctcgtcgtcgctgtcgaggaTGACGACGCCACCCTCCACGCATCCGCGGCGATCTCCTCGAGGGCGCGGCGCTGGCGCTCCACCTGCTCGCGAACGCAGTGCGCCTTCGCCCATTTGAGGGCGGTCTCGTCGGCGGCGGTCATGTCCGCGTGCTCTAATTCACGGGGAGCAACCCTGGCTCGGTCTTCGGCCTGACGAGCCGGGAAGAAGGAGAGGGGCGTCCACCGTCGTGGATGATGAGGCCGCACCTGCGACGCCCGAGTGGCGTCTCCTTttggctccggcttgacggggcggagtGCCGGCGAACCGGAGGAGAGGGAGCTAGAGCCCGACGACGAGGAGGTCGCCGTCTCCATCCACCGCGGCGTCCATGAGCTGCCGCGACGGCGTGAGAAGGTGGGAGGCGCCGGGCACTCCAGGCGCGGCGTGTTGCCGGCCTCGATGTGCTCGGAGGTCGCCGTCTCCATCCGCCGCGGCGTCCATGAGCTGCCGCGACGGCGTGAGAAGGTGGGAGGCGCCGGGCACTCCAGGCGCGGCGTGTTGCCGGCCTCGATGTGCTCGAGGACGGCTTCGAGGGTGCagccggggacgccccaccatTGGCGCCGTCCCTGGGAGTTGTGGCGACCACGGGGCTCGACGCCGTTCGAGGAGGCGAGCTGCTCGGCGTGGCGGCGTTTGAAGTACACCGTCCACAGCGTGTTGCTGTCGGGGGCGTACCTCGGCTGGTTGCGCacctcctccgtcaaggaggaccGGATGCGCGCGATCTCGGCGCGCCGGGCAGCGCCGGTGGCACCGACACTCCGCCGGTGCTCAGCTTCCACATGCCCGGCACCTGCATGTCCGGCGGTGCCGAGTAGTCGGCCTCCTAGAGGAGCCGCGCCTCGTCCTCGTGCAGGTGACGACGGCTGAAGCCGTTAGCCGCCGCGGCGTCGCCTGGGTAACGCTCGGCCATGCTCGTGGGCAGGGAGAAAGGCGGAGAGGCGAGCTCGGTCGAGAGGGGTGTCggcggcgagaggaggagctCGGTCGAGAGTGTGTGTGCTCCCCGGCGAGGGAGGGCCTTTTTATAGCCGGGCGTGGGTGATGGGAGGGCAGCCGACGTGTGTACGCGTGGCAGGATCGGGCGAGACGCGCGTCGCCGcgccttcactgcgccgcccgtgaggtATCAATGGAGGCTGACCGGTGCGGCATCGCGTCAGCTTTGacattgattccccgcgggaaccgaggcgatgaggacgatgATGCGCCGTGGTCACTGACTCGGCGGGTCAGCCGTTCTTTCGCACCAAAAACGATTCCCCCGGCGCCcccgggccccccccccccccccgcgccggGTTTGGCCTGAATTCGCCGGCGCCAGTTTCGGGCCTAAACGGCGAAAATTGGGCTCCTGGGGAT containing:
- the LOC125516294 gene encoding uncharacterized protein LOC125516294: METATSEHIEAGNTPRLECPAPPTFSRRRGSSWTPRWMETATSSSSGSSSLSSGSPALRPVKPEPKGDATRASQVRPHHPRRWTPLSFFPARQAEDRARVAPRELEHADMTAADETALKWAKAHCVREQVERQRRALEEIAADAWRVASSSSTATTRTRPGRPTPRASATLVRGPTGTAATTPGSTGSSACRKRGFSAAARRRNSARRFFSLV